From Endozoicomonas sp. 8E, the proteins below share one genomic window:
- the dnaE gene encoding DNA polymerase III subunit alpha — protein sequence MPARFIHLRLHTEFSLSDGLVRIKPLIKAAAEQGFPAVAVTDQSNLCSLVKYYNSAQGAGIKPISGADLWVTHSDPALEPVRLVLLSMNEKGYRNLTELISRSFLENQQHGKAIVKREWIQEKSEGLIALSGAREGDVGQAILNGNEALAGELLTEWMEVFPGRYYLELHRTSRAGDEECLHGSVALAEKYDCPVVATNDVMFINREDFEAHEARVCIGESSTLDDPRRVKRYSEEQYLKTEEEMCELFSDIPEALENSVEIARRCSVYVHLGEYFLPEFPIPDGMTMDAFFRKFSHDGLTERLQTILDPADPDYGSKEKVYRDRLDFELDIILQMGFPGYFLIVMDFIQWSKNNDIPVGPGRGSGAGSLVAYAQKITDLDPIQYDLLFERFLNPERVSMPDFDVDFCMDGRDRVIDYVARTYGRDAVSQIITFGTMAAKAVVRDVARVQGKSYGLADRLSKMIPFEIGMTLAKAYEQEATIRDFLDIDEDGKEIWDMALKLEGVTRNVGKHAGGVVIAPTKLTDFAPLYCDEAGGSVVTQFDKNDVESAGLVKFDFLGLRTLTIIDWALKMINPRRQHRGEDELDIMMIDLEDKFSYDMLKRAETTAVFQLESRGMKDLIKRLQPDCFEDIIALVALFRPGPLQSGMVDNFINRKHGREELSYPDAQYQHEWLQPILQPTYGIILYQEQVMQIAQVLAGYTLGGADMLRRAMGKKKPEEMAKQRAVFEEGAIKQGIDGELAMKIFDLVEKFAGYGFNKSHSAAYALVSYQTLWLKAHYPAEFMAAVMSSDMQNTDKVVTFIEECREMELTLLPPDVNSGDYMFGVNDDGHIVYGLGAIKGVGEGPIESIVEARKSGGPFKDLFDFCERVDARSINKRVLEALIRSGALDLLGPAPGKKARYNFNRAVLESSQPEAMKAADQAAKSLDSGHGDLFGALVPAGEEDVYDKYGNVEEWADKVRLSGEKDTLGLYLTGHPIDEYEQEIKHFIRNRIRDLQPARGESQNIAGLVVAMRTMKNKRGDKMCFVTLDDRTGRIEVSIFADVYEQCQALIKMDTVIVFEGEVSFDDYSGSLKVRAKKALNLIDARSYYARRLLVDLSSGQVDSAFHAKMSGLLGQHPGQLPVQVNYTRDDASASIQLGEKWNVSPSDDLVMGLRQWLGKESAKVEYQ from the coding sequence ATGCCTGCACGTTTCATACATCTGAGACTTCATACAGAATTTTCCCTGAGCGATGGCCTGGTTCGTATCAAGCCCCTGATCAAGGCTGCCGCAGAGCAGGGTTTTCCTGCAGTAGCCGTTACTGATCAGTCGAACCTTTGCTCGCTGGTAAAGTATTATAACAGTGCCCAGGGGGCGGGTATTAAACCGATCAGCGGCGCTGACCTTTGGGTTACGCATTCTGATCCGGCTCTTGAGCCTGTGAGACTTGTATTGCTTTCTATGAATGAGAAGGGCTATAGAAACCTCACAGAGCTTATTTCCCGGTCTTTTCTGGAGAATCAGCAGCATGGCAAAGCCATTGTTAAAAGAGAATGGATTCAGGAGAAATCTGAAGGCCTGATAGCGCTATCAGGTGCCAGAGAGGGGGATGTTGGTCAGGCCATTCTTAATGGCAATGAAGCGCTGGCGGGTGAGCTTTTGACTGAATGGATGGAAGTTTTTCCGGGGCGTTACTATCTTGAGCTTCACAGAACATCCCGGGCAGGTGATGAGGAGTGCCTGCATGGATCCGTTGCGCTGGCTGAAAAATACGATTGCCCGGTAGTGGCCACCAACGATGTTATGTTCATCAATAGAGAAGACTTCGAGGCCCACGAAGCTCGGGTTTGTATTGGTGAAAGTTCAACGTTGGACGACCCGCGCAGGGTCAAAAGATACAGCGAAGAGCAGTATCTGAAAACGGAAGAAGAGATGTGTGAGCTTTTCTCCGACATCCCTGAAGCACTTGAAAATTCAGTGGAAATTGCCCGACGCTGCTCGGTTTATGTGCATCTGGGCGAGTACTTTCTGCCAGAATTTCCCATCCCTGACGGGATGACGATGGATGCCTTTTTCAGGAAGTTTTCTCATGATGGTTTGACTGAACGTTTGCAAACCATTCTGGACCCTGCTGATCCTGACTATGGCAGCAAAGAAAAAGTGTATCGGGATCGTCTCGATTTCGAGCTGGATATTATTCTCCAGATGGGATTCCCTGGCTATTTCCTGATCGTAATGGACTTTATCCAGTGGTCTAAAAATAACGATATACCGGTCGGGCCGGGTCGTGGTTCCGGTGCTGGTTCACTGGTGGCCTATGCGCAAAAAATTACCGACCTTGACCCTATTCAGTATGACCTGCTGTTTGAGCGATTCCTGAATCCGGAACGGGTGTCCATGCCTGACTTTGACGTCGACTTCTGTATGGATGGCAGAGACCGGGTGATTGACTATGTCGCCAGAACCTATGGTCGAGATGCGGTCTCCCAGATCATCACTTTCGGTACCATGGCCGCTAAGGCGGTGGTCAGGGATGTAGCCAGGGTGCAGGGCAAATCCTACGGTCTTGCAGACCGGCTCTCGAAAATGATTCCCTTCGAGATCGGTATGACCCTCGCCAAAGCTTATGAGCAGGAGGCCACGATCAGGGATTTTCTTGATATCGATGAAGATGGCAAGGAAATCTGGGATATGGCGCTCAAGCTCGAAGGGGTTACCCGGAATGTCGGTAAGCACGCTGGTGGTGTCGTCATAGCGCCGACCAAACTAACCGATTTTGCACCGCTTTATTGCGATGAAGCTGGTGGCAGTGTTGTTACCCAGTTTGATAAAAATGATGTTGAGTCAGCCGGTCTGGTGAAGTTTGACTTTCTGGGGCTGAGAACTCTGACCATCATTGACTGGGCATTGAAAATGATCAATCCCCGCCGCCAGCATCGTGGCGAGGATGAGCTTGACATCATGATGATCGATCTGGAGGACAAGTTCTCTTACGACATGCTCAAGAGAGCTGAGACCACTGCGGTTTTCCAGCTTGAATCCCGGGGTATGAAGGATCTGATCAAGCGTCTTCAGCCCGATTGTTTTGAGGATATCATCGCTCTCGTGGCCCTGTTCCGACCGGGGCCTCTGCAATCTGGCATGGTTGATAACTTTATTAATCGCAAGCATGGCCGGGAAGAGCTGTCCTATCCGGATGCTCAATATCAACACGAGTGGCTTCAGCCGATTCTGCAGCCTACCTATGGCATCATCCTGTATCAGGAGCAGGTCATGCAGATCGCCCAGGTGCTGGCAGGTTATACCCTGGGTGGTGCGGATATGCTTCGTCGGGCCATGGGTAAGAAAAAACCCGAAGAGATGGCCAAGCAAAGAGCCGTCTTTGAAGAGGGGGCTATCAAGCAGGGCATCGACGGCGAGCTGGCGATGAAAATCTTCGACCTTGTGGAGAAATTTGCCGGTTACGGTTTTAACAAATCTCATTCGGCTGCCTATGCTCTTGTCTCTTATCAGACGCTATGGCTGAAAGCCCATTATCCGGCAGAATTTATGGCAGCGGTCATGAGTTCGGATATGCAGAATACCGACAAGGTTGTGACGTTTATTGAAGAATGTCGTGAGATGGAACTTACCCTGCTGCCACCGGATGTAAACAGTGGTGACTATATGTTTGGTGTCAATGACGACGGGCATATTGTTTATGGTCTGGGTGCCATCAAGGGCGTTGGTGAGGGGCCTATCGAATCCATTGTTGAAGCCAGAAAGTCAGGCGGTCCATTCAAGGATCTCTTTGATTTCTGTGAGCGTGTTGATGCCAGGAGTATCAATAAGCGGGTTCTTGAGGCTTTGATTCGTTCCGGTGCCCTGGATCTGCTGGGGCCTGCACCGGGTAAAAAGGCCCGATACAATTTTAACCGCGCGGTATTGGAGTCCAGTCAACCTGAAGCCATGAAAGCGGCAGATCAGGCCGCCAAGAGTTTAGATTCTGGCCATGGTGATCTGTTCGGTGCACTGGTGCCCGCCGGTGAAGAGGATGTCTACGATAAGTACGGTAATGTTGAAGAGTGGGCCGATAAAGTTCGGCTGAGTGGCGAAAAAGACACTCTGGGTCTTTACTTGACCGGTCATCCCATTGATGAATATGAGCAGGAGATTAAACACTTTATTCGCAACCGTATCCGGGATCTTCAGCCAGCCAGAGGCGAAAGTCAAAACATAGCTGGCCTGGTGGTGGCCATGAGGACCATGAAAAATAAACGCGGCGACAAAATGTGTTTTGTGACATTGGATGATCGTACTGGCCGGATCGAAGTATCTATCTTTGCCGATGTTTATGAGCAGTGTCAGGCACTTATCAAAATGGATACGGTGATTGTCTTCGAAGGGGAGGTCAGCTTTGATGATTACTCCGGTAGCCTTAAGGTCAGAGCCAAGAAAGCTCTCAACCTGATTGATGCCCGAAGTTACTACGCCCGCAGGCTGCTGGTGGACTTGAGCAGTGGGCAGGTGGACAGTGCATTTCACGCCAAAATGTCCGGCTTGCTCGGACAGCATCCGGGTCAGCTCCCGGTGCAGGTCAACTATACCCGTGACGATGCTTCGGCCAGTATCCAGCTGGGCGAAAAATGGAATGTTAGTCCAAGTGATGATCTGGTAATGGGCTTGAGGCAATGGCTGGGCAAAGAGTCCGCCAAAGTGGAGTATCAGTAA
- the rnhB gene encoding ribonuclease HII, which translates to MQQNELGFFAVPESVTKVCGVDEVGRGPLCGPVVTAAVILDPDNPIAGLNDSKKLPEKKRDALFEEIKEKALAWSIGRAEVHEIDELNILHATMLAMQRAVAGLSVKPELALIDGNRCPDLPCPAEAVVKGDGSVPEIGAASILAKVTRDREMVELEKHYPGYGIAGHKGYPTKVHMDALKKLGATPIHRRSFKPVREALEASGL; encoded by the coding sequence ATGCAACAAAATGAGTTGGGTTTTTTTGCCGTCCCCGAGTCTGTTACAAAGGTTTGTGGTGTCGATGAAGTGGGCCGGGGCCCGCTGTGCGGTCCGGTGGTGACCGCTGCCGTCATTCTGGACCCTGATAATCCCATAGCCGGACTTAATGATTCCAAGAAGCTGCCTGAAAAGAAACGTGATGCGCTCTTTGAAGAAATCAAAGAGAAAGCACTGGCCTGGTCCATCGGAAGGGCTGAAGTTCATGAGATAGATGAACTGAACATTCTTCATGCCACTATGCTAGCGATGCAGAGAGCGGTTGCAGGCCTTTCAGTGAAGCCGGAACTGGCCCTGATCGATGGTAATCGTTGTCCTGATCTGCCTTGTCCTGCCGAGGCTGTAGTGAAAGGTGATGGTTCTGTTCCGGAGATTGGGGCAGCTTCTATCCTCGCAAAAGTAACACGTGATCGTGAAATGGTTGAGTTGGAAAAGCACTATCCCGGTTACGGGATTGCCGGTCACAAAGGCTATCCAACCAAGGTTCATATGGATGCTCTGAAAAAGCTGGGGGCGACGCCAATCCATCGTCGTTCGTTCAAGCCCGTCCGTGAGGCATTGGAAGCATCGGGGTTATAA